The Pedobacter roseus genome contains a region encoding:
- a CDS encoding TolC family protein yields MNMIYKLLATILLIVSGTRIWAQAPVKNLDYYLGQAKSSSPVLKDFENQRKSAGIDSLIVRASAKPQVTGTGNGLYAPVVRGYGYDEVLTNGQALDAMLNVNYDLLNKKKINNQLEGIKIQSDSVKYASQLSLFDLNRSIIDQYITAFASQQQVDFNREVVTLLDKEEKLLKTLTRSNIYKQSEYLTFLVTLQQQQLSLKQAELQFKNDYAILNYLAGIADTTQSKLAEPQLQNVVFAGEKSFFTRRFELDSLKNTNLKNGIDLNYKPKLGIYANGGYNSSLVLQPYKNFGASVGFTFSVPIYDGHQRKMQYDKLSLSSNTIAGYRNFFIRQQNQQLNLIRQQMVQTDALFGKINEQIRFSKGLIDVDSKLLHTGDLRVSDFIIAINNYLSAQNLLRQTNINRLKLINQFNYWNR; encoded by the coding sequence ATGAACATGATCTATAAACTGCTCGCTACCATTTTACTGATTGTTTCGGGAACCAGGATTTGGGCACAGGCGCCGGTAAAAAACCTGGATTATTATCTGGGGCAGGCTAAATCATCAAGCCCGGTACTTAAAGATTTTGAAAACCAGCGCAAATCTGCTGGAATTGACAGCCTGATTGTTCGGGCAAGCGCAAAACCACAGGTAACCGGCACAGGCAATGGTCTTTACGCACCAGTGGTACGCGGCTATGGTTATGATGAAGTGCTTACCAATGGGCAGGCATTGGATGCCATGTTAAATGTAAATTACGACCTCCTGAACAAAAAAAAGATCAATAACCAGCTGGAAGGCATTAAAATTCAGAGCGATTCGGTAAAATATGCAAGTCAGCTGTCGTTATTCGACCTTAACCGATCAATTATTGATCAATACATCACCGCTTTTGCCAGTCAGCAGCAGGTTGATTTTAACCGTGAAGTGGTTACGCTATTGGATAAAGAAGAAAAACTGCTTAAAACCCTCACACGGAGCAATATCTATAAACAATCAGAATACCTGACCTTTCTGGTTACCCTCCAGCAGCAACAGCTCAGTTTAAAACAGGCAGAACTACAGTTTAAAAACGATTACGCCATACTCAATTATCTTGCTGGCATAGCCGATACCACTCAGTCTAAACTTGCTGAACCTCAACTGCAGAACGTGGTATTTGCTGGTGAAAAAAGTTTCTTTACCAGGCGTTTCGAACTGGATAGCTTAAAAAATACGAACCTTAAAAACGGCATCGACCTTAACTATAAACCAAAACTTGGTATTTATGCCAATGGCGGTTATAATTCGTCGCTGGTGCTTCAGCCTTATAAAAATTTTGGTGCCAGTGTAGGTTTTACCTTTTCGGTGCCGATATACGATGGCCACCAACGGAAAATGCAGTACGATAAACTGAGCCTTTCGTCGAATACAATTGCGGGTTACCGTAATTTTTTTATCCGTCAACAAAACCAGCAGCTTAACCTCATCCGCCAGCAGATGGTGCAGACCGATGCCCTTTTTGGGAAAATCAATGAACAGATTCGTTTTAGCAAGGGACTCATCGATGTAGACAGCAAATTGCTACATACCGGAGATTTAAGAGTGTCGGACTTTATTATTGCCATTAATAATTACCTTTCTGCTCAAAACCTGCTGAGGCAGACCAATATTAACCGACTGAAACTGATCAATCAATTTAACTACTGGAACAGATAA
- a CDS encoding HlyD family efflux transporter periplasmic adaptor subunit, with translation MQKYLKSILGALVAMSCLSACHSSEPTEETDNPSPVTPVQITTPKDSSLSEYVELSAVSAYLEKSFVKANINGYVQRASAKTGQQVGSGTLLFTLITKEARSIGNTVNKLDPGFKFSGVSNIRSGQAGTIVQVNHQNGDYVQDGEALATVSNRNSLVFLLDLPYELNQIITQNKSLDVLLPDGTKLPGSVSGTMPSVDSLAQTQRYIIKVPTGKDIPQGLIARVRLTKLSHAQAQVLPKSAVLSNETEDEFWVMKMINDSTAIKVKVKKGIESGSLIEVLEPRFSITDRIIKTGNYGIADTAKVKIQQ, from the coding sequence ATGCAAAAATATTTAAAATCCATTTTAGGTGCTTTGGTAGCAATGTCCTGTCTATCGGCTTGCCACAGCAGTGAACCTACAGAGGAGACTGATAACCCCTCACCGGTTACCCCTGTGCAAATAACCACTCCGAAAGACAGTTCACTTTCCGAATATGTAGAGCTATCGGCAGTTTCAGCCTATCTGGAAAAAAGCTTTGTAAAGGCTAATATTAATGGTTACGTACAGCGCGCCAGTGCAAAAACTGGGCAGCAGGTAGGCAGCGGAACTTTACTTTTTACCCTCATTACCAAAGAAGCCCGTTCCATAGGCAATACGGTAAACAAACTCGATCCCGGTTTTAAATTTTCGGGTGTTTCCAATATCCGTTCTGGCCAGGCAGGTACTATTGTACAAGTGAACCATCAGAATGGTGATTATGTTCAGGATGGCGAGGCACTGGCCACCGTCAGTAACCGCAACAGCCTGGTTTTTCTGCTCGATCTTCCTTACGAACTCAATCAGATCATTACTCAGAACAAGAGCCTTGATGTGCTTTTGCCTGACGGGACCAAACTGCCCGGATCGGTTTCAGGTACCATGCCCTCTGTTGATTCGCTTGCACAAACCCAACGTTACATCATCAAAGTGCCTACTGGCAAAGATATTCCCCAGGGACTTATTGCCAGGGTGAGGTTAACCAAGCTTAGCCATGCGCAGGCGCAGGTGTTGCCTAAATCGGCCGTTTTATCAAATGAAACGGAAGATGAGTTTTGGGTAATGAAAATGATCAACGATTCAACCGCTATCAAAGTAAAGGTGAAAAAGGGGATAGAAAGCGGTTCATTGATTGAAGTACTCGAACCCAGGTTTTCAATAACCGACCGCATCATCAAGACCGGAAATTATGGTATTGCTGATACTGCTAAGGTGAAAATACAGCAATAG
- a CDS encoding efflux RND transporter permease subunit: protein MNKFFISHKNPILAVLIIIIIGGVYSFTQLKTGLFPEITFPKIKIIADAELQPVDKMVVTVTRPLENAVKQVPDLQLVRSTTSRGSCELSAYMNPGADIDLSQQRIESQIAKISASLPAGVNISVEKMNPSILPVSGYSLESHNYSPAELKKIATYTVKPFLSQVDGVSEIRVIGGKTKEYWLELDVQKMQSLGISPDQISAALSQTNFIKSNGYLSDNNFLYLSVTDATVKTRNDLEELVLTRKGNRTVRIVDVAKVNIQQSVEYTRINANGKDGILIAVIKQPNANLVDLSAEMDAKVKALKHILPAGVSIKPYYVQADFVNESVKSVRDSLLIGLALAIIVAIIFLRSLKASATILITIPVTLCLTVIVLYFIGYSLNIMTLGAIAAAIGLIIDDAIVVVEQIHRTHEEHPDKPTAPLISKAISYLFPAMLGSSISTIVIFVPFVLMTGVAGSYFQVMTNTMIITLVCSFFVTWIGLPVVYLLLTKDYHSNASGKQVIVHEVKSQTWVRFFTKRPYISYLFILVLIASIVLVFPRLQTGFLPEMDEGSIVLDYASPPGTSLEETDRILKEVEKEIVKIPDVQAYSRRTGTQMGFFITEPNTGDYLIQLKPNHKKSTEEVISEIRSHIEHTQPALVVDFGQVIGDMLGDLMSSTQPIEVKIFGNDQQKLQVLSKQVAGLVSKVSGTADVFDGIILSGPTVNIHPRFAMLAQYGITPLSFQSQVQTAMQGNVIGDLYDKQQLSPIRMVYPGSRNFGVSDIAALKIFLPNGMAVPIQNLAKVDLQAGNAEVERENLQTIGAITARLENRDLGSVMKDIRSEVNRKVNLPSGYHIEYGGAYKEQQQSFSELLTILIASSLLVFSVILFLFRDFKVAFLILLISVLGISGSYLALLLTGTPLNVGSYTGLIMIVGIIGENAVFTFLQFKESLQEKSMDDAITFAISTRLRPKLMTALGAIIALMPLALGIGAGAQLHQPLAIAVIGGFIVALPLLLIALPSLIRRFYTERDEKDKSVHV from the coding sequence ATGAATAAATTCTTTATTTCACATAAAAATCCCATTCTGGCGGTGCTGATCATCATCATCATTGGTGGTGTTTATTCCTTTACGCAGCTTAAAACTGGCCTTTTTCCAGAGATTACTTTTCCAAAGATCAAAATCATAGCCGATGCTGAACTTCAGCCGGTAGATAAAATGGTGGTTACTGTTACCCGCCCTTTAGAGAATGCGGTAAAACAGGTGCCTGATCTGCAATTGGTGAGAAGTACCACCAGCCGGGGTAGCTGCGAGCTTTCTGCCTACATGAACCCTGGAGCAGATATCGACCTAAGTCAGCAGCGGATCGAATCGCAGATTGCCAAAATCTCTGCCTCGCTACCTGCCGGAGTAAATATCTCGGTAGAAAAAATGAATCCCTCTATTCTTCCGGTTAGTGGATACAGTTTAGAAAGTCATAATTATTCTCCTGCCGAACTTAAAAAAATAGCCACTTATACTGTAAAACCTTTTTTATCACAGGTTGATGGCGTTTCGGAAATTCGCGTAATTGGCGGAAAAACAAAAGAATACTGGCTTGAACTGGATGTACAGAAGATGCAGTCGCTGGGGATCTCTCCCGATCAGATTTCGGCCGCCCTTTCACAAACCAATTTTATAAAATCAAATGGTTACTTGTCTGATAACAATTTTCTTTACCTCTCGGTAACGGATGCCACGGTAAAAACCAGGAATGACCTGGAAGAATTGGTGCTCACCAGAAAAGGAAACCGGACGGTACGGATAGTGGATGTGGCAAAAGTGAATATTCAGCAGAGTGTAGAATATACCCGCATTAATGCCAACGGAAAAGATGGGATACTGATTGCCGTGATTAAACAGCCAAATGCAAACCTGGTTGATCTTTCTGCTGAAATGGATGCAAAGGTTAAAGCGTTAAAACATATTCTTCCGGCAGGAGTGAGCATTAAACCCTATTATGTACAGGCCGATTTCGTTAACGAATCGGTTAAAAGTGTACGCGATAGTTTATTGATCGGACTTGCACTCGCCATCATTGTTGCCATTATCTTTTTACGATCGTTAAAAGCCAGTGCAACGATTCTGATTACGATTCCGGTAACACTCTGTTTAACCGTCATCGTGCTTTATTTCATTGGATATTCGCTGAACATCATGACACTGGGGGCCATTGCAGCGGCCATCGGACTGATTATAGACGATGCGATTGTAGTAGTTGAACAGATCCACCGTACACATGAAGAGCATCCCGACAAGCCAACGGCTCCTTTAATCAGCAAGGCCATCAGTTACCTTTTTCCGGCCATGTTGGGTTCGTCCATCAGTACCATTGTCATTTTTGTTCCATTTGTGCTGATGACAGGCGTGGCAGGATCTTATTTTCAGGTGATGACCAATACGATGATTATTACACTGGTCTGCTCGTTTTTTGTTACCTGGATCGGCCTGCCAGTGGTTTACCTGCTGCTTACCAAAGATTATCACAGTAATGCCTCTGGAAAACAAGTTATTGTTCATGAAGTGAAGTCGCAGACCTGGGTGCGTTTTTTCACTAAACGGCCATATATTTCTTATTTGTTTATCCTTGTGCTTATCGCCTCCATTGTGCTGGTCTTTCCGAGGCTGCAAACGGGCTTCCTTCCCGAAATGGACGAGGGCAGTATTGTATTAGATTACGCATCTCCTCCGGGAACCTCGCTTGAAGAAACCGACAGGATATTAAAAGAGGTGGAAAAAGAAATTGTTAAAATTCCGGATGTACAGGCCTATTCGAGGAGAACAGGTACGCAGATGGGATTTTTTATCACCGAACCCAACACCGGAGATTACCTGATTCAGCTGAAACCTAATCATAAAAAAAGTACCGAAGAGGTGATTTCTGAAATCAGGAGCCACATTGAACATACCCAGCCCGCATTGGTTGTCGATTTTGGCCAGGTAATCGGCGATATGCTGGGCGACCTGATGAGCTCAACACAGCCCATTGAGGTGAAAATTTTTGGAAATGACCAACAGAAATTGCAGGTATTGTCTAAACAGGTTGCCGGCCTAGTTTCCAAGGTAAGCGGAACAGCCGATGTATTTGATGGCATTATCCTGTCTGGTCCAACGGTAAATATTCATCCTCGTTTTGCCATGCTCGCTCAATATGGCATTACACCGCTTTCCTTTCAGTCGCAGGTTCAAACCGCCATGCAAGGCAACGTAATTGGCGATCTTTATGATAAACAACAGCTTTCGCCCATCAGGATGGTTTATCCCGGAAGCCGCAACTTTGGCGTATCAGATATTGCTGCCCTTAAAATATTTCTCCCTAACGGAATGGCGGTTCCGATTCAGAATCTGGCCAAAGTAGATCTCCAGGCGGGTAATGCTGAAGTAGAACGCGAAAACCTGCAGACCATTGGCGCCATTACCGCGAGGTTAGAAAACCGGGATCTTGGAAGTGTAATGAAAGATATCCGATCGGAGGTTAACCGAAAAGTTAATCTGCCATCAGGTTACCATATCGAATATGGTGGAGCTTACAAAGAACAACAACAGTCTTTTTCCGAACTGCTTACCATTTTAATTGCCTCAAGTTTACTGGTGTTCAGTGTAATTCTTTTCCTTTTCAGAGATTTTAAGGTCGCTTTTTTAATCCTGTTAATTTCGGTATTGGGTATTTCGGGAAGTTACCTGGCTTTGCTGTTAACTGGTACGCCTTTAAACGTGGGCAGTTATACCGGCCTGATCATGATTGTGGGAATTATTGGAGAGAACGCAGTATTTACCTTTTTGCAGTTTAAAGAATCCCTGCAGGAAAAAAGCATGGACGATGCGATTACTTTTGCGATTTCGACCAGGTTAAGGCCAAAACTGATGACGGCACTGGGCGCAATTATTGCCTTAATGCCTTTGGCCCTTGGCATAGGAGCGGGTGCACAGTTGCATCAACCATTGGCCATTGCGGTTATCGGTGGATTTATTGTGGCATTACCGTTGTTGCTGATTGCCTTGCCAAGTTTAATCAG